In Deltaproteobacteria bacterium, the genomic window GTACATTCGCGCTAAAATTCTAGAGGATGCTACAGAAAGAAAAATAATAAATGAGGGAATAGCATTTAGAGCTCTCGGGCTAATACCGGCTAGCTTTAACTATTTGAATGGATTGGTAAAGATGTACGTTTCACAGCTAGGAGGTTATTACGATGCGAAGCTAGACTACTATGTAATGGCTGAGTGGATTCCGGCTCCGATGCAAATGTCAATTGCGATTCATGAGCTCACTCATGCCTTACAGGATCAGCATTACAACTTAGACAGTTTGATGGACGAAATTGACGAACCCAGCGACCTACTTATGGCAAAAGCCGCGCTGATTGAGGGCGATGCTACCGCCGTAATGCTAGACTACAGCAGAAAAATATCGGGGCAACAAATGCTCCAAGAAGATAAATCCGTTTCGGGGTTCATGATGCAGTCTCTCTTGGGCTCAATGTTTTCTAGTGCTACACACGGCGCACCTCCATCCCTGCAAGCTATGCTGATGTTTCCCTATGTAAGTGGGCTGAATTTTGCTCACACCTTGCTTACATCACGAAATAATAAGGGGTACCAAAATATAGATAGAGCCTACAAGAGTTTGCCTATTTCTACTGAGCAGATTTTACATCCAGACAAATACTTAGCGGGGAAAAGCGATTTTGTAGAACTAGAAGACCAACTTCCCTCCGATACCACAAGGATTAAGTCCACCAAGCCCATATATTCGGATCGCTTAGGCGAATTTGCAATAGCGACGCTTTTAAGTAACTGGCTACCTCCTGCGCGCGCAAGCACCTCGGCGACCGGTTGGGGCGGAGACCGTATTTCCGTATACGAGCACATAGACGCCAAGAGCTACGTGGTAACATGGGCTACAAATTGGGATACAGTGAGCGATAGCGAAGGATTCTTTCAGGCAATCGTTGATGCCTATTCCAAGCGCTTTTCAATAACCCCAAGGAATGATTTCGATAAAACAGCCTATTTCGATACGCCTGAAATCGGAGTTGTTAGGATTATGCGAGACGATACCAAAGTCCTTTTGGAAATTGGCTTGTAAGTTTCTAGAGCTGGTCTCAGCCATTACTTTAAATTTGTTAAAATTATCATAGAGTCATGACTAAAATCATGCTATACGGTCTTTCAGAGGCTAAGTTATAACAACTTTTTTTGCTAAAAAATTCTAGACATAATAGCAGGTGTTTACCATGAAGTTTCAAAGAGGAAAGACGGGCCAAGAATCGAATAAACCATTTGAGGAAGAAACACTACAGCGATGGCGAGCTGCGGCACTAAAAGGCAAAGGAGAGATAGAAGCGCCAACTCAGCCAAATGTCGTCGAACGGGATATCGAAGACCTATCTGAAGCAGTTCGGCCAATAACTCAAAGCTCCCATATACCAGGTGATGTCCGCGCAATGATCGCCGGAACATTAGAAAAACGCGATCACGCCAGTGCGAGTGGAGAAAAAAACTTGGAACGCAGATTTGGGAGCGCCATAAAGGCAGCTTTAGGTCCTGGAACGACCATCGAGGGTAAACTGAGCTTTGAATCACCAGTAAGAATAGACGGCACCCTTAAGGGCGAAATTACGTCCACTAGCACATTAATAGTTGGAGAGGGCGGCGTAATTGAGGCCGGTGTAAAAGTCGGCAGCCTAATAGTTTTAGGCCAGGTAGTGGGTAACGTCGAAGCTCAAGAGTTAATCGAGATTCAGTCTACCGGCAGCCT contains:
- a CDS encoding polymer-forming cytoskeletal protein, encoding MKFQRGKTGQESNKPFEEETLQRWRAAALKGKGEIEAPTQPNVVERDIEDLSEAVRPITQSSHIPGDVRAMIAGTLEKRDHASASGEKNLERRFGSAIKAALGPGTTIEGKLSFESPVRIDGTLKGEITSTSTLIVGEGGVIEAGVKVGSLIVLGQVVGNVEAQELIEIQSTGSLEGDISTKRLTIEEGGYFSGRSIMRE